A segment of the Micromonospora sediminicola genome:
TTGTTGGCCGGGAAGATGCCCATGGCCTTGTGGTTGCGGTAGCCGAAGTCGTGCCGGTAGCAGGACAGGTTGAAGGTGAAGCCGAGCGGGTTGTCCGGGCTGGACGAGCAGTAGTCGGTGGACCAGTCGAAGCCGTACTCGGCCCAGGGGGTCTTGTTCAGCCGGGCGCTGTTCCAGGCGTTGTAGCTGGAGGCGCTGGTCTGGGTCCAGGACGACAGCACCGAGAGTTTCTGCTGGGTGCTCACCGCGGCGGCGGCCGGTGTGGCCAGGCCGAGCAGGGTGAGCAGGGCGAGCGTTCC
Coding sequences within it:
- a CDS encoding phospholipase; translation: MSRRLATALAAGTLALLTLLGLATPAAAAVSTQQKLSVLSSWTQTSASSYNAWNSARLNKTPWAEYGFDWSTDYCSSSPDNPLGFTFNLSCYRHDFGYRNHKAMGIFPANKSRLDSAFYADLKRVCATYNSVVRPACYSLAWTYYQAVSIFGSVAAVQQADLDRAARMKADAERRAAVRG